The Archocentrus centrarchus isolate MPI-CPG fArcCen1 chromosome 13, fArcCen1, whole genome shotgun sequence genomic interval aataatcaaataaatagttttaaataatgatatATGCAACAGTAAATAATTCCCAAAGTGGTTTCttaatttcatttcaaaattaaacttctgtttttgttttgttttgttgtttcttgCTTCTGTAAATGCAAACAGGTAAATATTTTACAGGCTCAGTAAGAAAACTATTGTAGTGAACAGTACAACAGAAAAGAAGTTTTCAAAGGTGAGCTCGTATCACTTTGAAGTCAGTAGCACCTGcagctgttttcctgttttctcaTATCTGACTTAGTCCTCTCGTAGATAAGCCTCGTGCACCTCACGCTCTTCGCTGTCCTCTAGGAAGGAAGTGTATTCTGCCATCCTCTGGATCTCTTCTACTTTAGTCTCAGCCAACTTCTTATCTGCTTCGGCAGAAAGTTTCAGTGCGTCTTCCACCTGCGACTGGGCCACCTGAATGTTTGTCCTCAGTGAGTTGGACGCCTGCTGTGCTCCTGGAAATACACGGATTCATTTTTGTCAGATTTCTGGCAAACATCAGAAGTTGTTACAACACCTgctaaagattttttaaaaattaggcATGTGCAACTATTCCTGAAGCTCCCCAGAGTAACAGCATATGACTGCATGttctaaaaatgattttaaagacTTCTCTAAATCATCATTCAGGCACACATTTTTCTCACCTGAAGCGCACGCTGCCTCAGCTGCCATTTTACACAGGCTGACAGCATTGATCCAAGCTGATTCATAGCGCTTGCATTCAACTAGTCTCTCGCTAGCctgtaaggaaaaaaaagaagaaatatgtttcttggaataaaaactcattttcaAAAGACAAACTCAACATGTTAATACATTAAGGTTTTGTTTTGCGCATGTTTTCTCTAAAGAGGACAACACAAACTAACCTCTGCACGCCAGCTGTTGATTGCTTGCTGGAATGAATCCTCCTCTGCTTGGGTCAGTTTTCCCAATGAGGCCAAGTATCGTCTTTGGAAAGCAATCCGTGAGTGTACAGCCTGTTGGCGAACAGAGGGGGCACAGACAGTCAGTGTGGTAATTGCTGAAAGTTTTATGGTTATTGTCACCATATTTAATAATTGGTTGCAAACTGCTGCAGGGTATTATTGAATGGATGCGTGTGTCcaaattttttttgtcctcttatATTTGTATTGAATTCTTATGACACTATTTTCTAAATCTCTTGGGGAATCCTGCGTTTTGCATAACAGGCTTCACATGCAGTTAAAACCTACCTTTGAATACTCTGTAAGTGCATCAACGTAAGCCAAAGTGGTCTGAGAGAGGAAAGTGCACGAGCTGTCTGTAACCACTGTGGCTGCTCTTCTGATCAGCGAGTCATGCGAGAGGTTTTCCACTTGCTgcaaaaagggagaaaaacaaacacctgtttttttaagtttttcctTTAGTTTCTCCATGTGCAAAATACATAGAAGATCTGAAGATATAACAGTACTGGAGTTGTAGGTGACTGGGTTAATTTTATGTTATATGAGGAGATTCACCCACCTGTGTAAAAGGGGCAGCACAAAGCCCATGTGCAACACTTAAAGATGCTATGCTCATGTGTGAAGGCTTTGTCGGTTCCCCCAACTTCTGGTTTCCAGGCTTCCTGCTCTCAGAGCTGCTGTAAAAATGTTGCAGTACTTTACAATAAGGAccacaaaataaattaatgctattTCAGTTGTCTGATATGGACCAAACTGGGGCAAGTTTCAGTAAGCAACAAAGATTACTGTTCTGTTTTAAGTTCAAACTGCATGGTGTTGGCTATTTATTCATAACTTACCTGAGGAAGCGGATGCAGGCTGCTCCTCTCCTGAGTGAGCTCTTGTTGAGTCGCAGTACTGACATGTCTGTCTGATTCCACACCAGTGCCCCGGTGGCACGGCTCGCACACACTGTACACTGACGAACAGCTTGCATTTTGGAGATTAATTTGATCTGCTGCACTTACAGAGTCTGTTGATCTGATCTGTAAAATAGGTTCCTGGCTGCAGGTTTTCTGTTCTGCTTAAACCTTGCGCTTGTCTTACTAAAAGTCAGAGAAATGATCTCGCTTGCTGCTAGAGAAGTTTGAGTCTCCTCTCTGAATCAAAACTGTCCTGTCCTGTGGGTATTTGTAAGGTTTCAGCACTAGTCCATTACGTAAAAGGCATTGATCTGTTGACTAGCTCTGTAAATGTACGTATTTGGTGTTATCTACAAAACCCTGCAGATACGTGCAGACTGGAGACCATTTGTGTTGGCTGATTGACAAATCCTTTATCACTGTATAGGGTTTACATGTATGAATAATAGGGACAGATGTAGGGTTTTTCAGTGGAGACTTTACATTGTTTTTGAACTTTTCATTTCACTTGAGCTGTTTGTATGTTATAATTTCTCTCTTCTCCATAGTTGGCTGATAGACGAACAACGGCACAAGTAAGAGTAGCGCACAGACTGCCCACACATTGCTTTTGCACTACCCATGCTGAAGGATAATTTTGGCCTTAAGGAATTAACTGATCTATAACACGTGAGAGAGAAGTGTGTCATCTCCACTAAAAAAATCCCCCCAGTTAAGACACAAAATGCATAAAAGCATGAACCTCTTTGTACTCTACAAGAGTGCTTTTCAAAAAGGTGTTTGCACAAAAATGACAGAGACAAAAATCCAAGACTGtgacaacagaaataaaatgttgaGAATTGGGAGATACTTGACCCAACTGCAGAAACAGGATAAcaattaaataaagtttattgtaATTTATCAATTAGTTAATAGTTGTTTGGATCAGGCCTGTGTGTGAATGAATACTAGCTGGCTCAGGTGAGCTTCTGATAAGCATGGGAGGACTACCTGAATCTGACAGGAGTTGGGGAGTTGAGCATGTGGCAGACTGGATTTATCCAGGATGAGCTGGTGGTGGACAGCTGGGAAGAACAGAACCTCAGGAAAAGTGTGAGAGCTACTGGGaaatcaaaaccaaaatgaGGCTGCTAGAGCTTGTCATAGAACCAGTAAACTAAATTAGGAACCCAGAtttgtgtgctttttcttttttttttttttttgggggggggtctggAATGAGTTAAAACTCTTCCTTCCTGTGAGGTCTGTTTGCCTTATTTCTATCTACTAACCTTGTATGTGTCTCTTGTTTTATGCAGGTCATCTAAACTGTTGGAGAAAGAGGGCCTCAATTATGAAATGAGAAATTGCTGGCACCATAACAGCTtgtattgagttttttttttctttgtaaatgccGCATTAAATAAAGAGTTGGATTAAGCTGATACTATCAGATAATATGATTTAAAGCTATTTGGGGGTAATGAAGGAGAGTATAGGGTGTGTTAATtgtgttgtctgtgtagattctcagtcatccaggtcatagtagtctctggagcttgaaaaaggcgactggacttctttttgtttcttgaagacgtttcacctctcatccgaaaggcttcttcagttctcaaccaaatggtggagagacccaggtatttaaacccctgtgggcgtagtcccctggaggtggttatgaccctctattgatcatgtgcgtgaacacatgtgcccaggtgtgaagggggcgtgggtcatatttaatcagtggtttcagttgaaaccaatttattGTGTTAATTGTGTTAATTGCATTTCAGGGAAAACTTTACAACACGAGGAGCATGCAGGACAATCACATAATTAAGCCAACGCCGTAGCAAAGTGATGCATACTTTCATTTGTCAAATCGGTATTACAAAATTATTTCACTCATATTCTctggttttctctttattttactAAAAATGGGCAAGTTCATTTGTCCCGCCTCTGTGCCATTCAGTGcttcactgaaactgaaattgCCAAGTTTGGTGACTGCTCTTTGTCTCATAGCCTGCAAGTGAGTTATTTGCTGAGGTGGGTTCAAAAGCAGAAAGTTTGTTTTGGACACAGATTGTGGCCCAGTCCTCTGGGGTCCTCATTACTGACGCAGAACTTACGCAAAGAGCTGATGAACCCCCATGAGCTGCTCTCCACAGAGTCAACTTGTTtgccaaacaaaagaaaacttcaGGTTGCTCAATGGGACTCTGTCTGGCTAGTCTGTTAATTACTAAGCAGGGGAGACGGGACCTGCTCTCTAACTGCGCTCTGGAGATTCAGCACAGTACCTCAGTGCAGAAACATCTCTTAATAGTTTTCATCACCTTTTTTTGAAAACAATGCTGACATTACACCCGCAGCTCTCTGCTCTGATTACCAACTTCAGTAATGTTGTGCAAGAGTGACATGTTGaaacactgtcacaaaaagatAATGCACATCAAAAATGCAACATGCTTTGTGCCAAAtggttgttttttaaagtgtgcGTTTGCCATTTGCACTCCCCTCTATAATTATCTAAGCAGTCTTTACTAGTACAAACCTCAAAATCACAGTTCAGTATTTACACAAACTAAATGGTACATTTTGTTAGAAGTATTCAGGTCATTCCTGCTGGAGCCTGATATCTGAAAAGTCCACATTTTTGGCCTCCTTTCTGGCAACAACATTACGTAATCTGTTTGTTCCTTAATGAACCCCAAACACTAGAAACCTGACCTAACAGACATATTCTTTTAGTCAGCTTTGGTTTAAAAAAGTATAGATTTACCTTGCTGCTATATTCTGTACTTTTCTTTTGCTAATTACAAATATGAGAAATTTTACAACTGGTAATCGCTTATAAGCATAGTTCAAAGTGTAAATATAAAGTGTGACCTAATTTCTGAGTCAAATGTTTATTCCCCGTAACAAATTTTACCAGGAATCTCAACATCCCTTAACTCTGAACACTGAATCACAATTGATCCTGAGCTTAATCTGGGGTCTAACAGTCTGTTTAAGTTGCTTTCAGCATGTCTTCCCAACATATTTTATATTGACCACTCGTGCCAATCTGGGCAATCCACTACAACTGAGGTGGTACTGTATATTGGTCAGGTAAACTTTTCAACCCATATTCAAATCTTAGCTAAATGTCTAAATTCTCAACCAGTGATTCTCCAATTAGGGCCTGGAGGCCAAATCTGGGCCACAGAGGTGCGCCCACCCACCATTTTAAAGGCTTCTAAAAATAGTGACTGAAGAGGTTCAAGCTATAATGTTGTAAATTTGTAAGTCATTCATAATCAAGCTAATCATTTTCAATTTGCaggtttttttaatgcagtcaaATATGCAATTTATCAAatgtcatttaatttaaaaataactgaataacCTAAAAATAAAGACGAGCTGTGTTGACCAAAGTAGGGATTAGTAGTGCTGCATTCGCATCTTCTAGTacactttcagagggtacttcacatagtcttggtaATCGGCCTCGGGAGGTCCAGGTTTATGGGTTAGCCATGATCTTGGCTTTCAGGTCAGATGCTCTGGTATTGAACATACCAGTTGTTACTGGGGCTTGATAACCAAtctcagagtgtggggatgacAATATCTCCCCCTGACCTGATGTCCTGGCTCCCATTTACTGTAGCATTTATGTTGTACCTCGTCAACCTCTAATTGCAAAAGCAGTTGCTTTCTGCAGGTGAGCTACGGGTTGTTTCAATGTCAGTCTAGATGTTGGGTGCATCCTCTTTATATACCCTTTGactgggattacatgtgtagtagcattccaacattTCCCGATTCTCATCTCGTGTCCACTTGCACCGTatccttgttccagtagcccacttattgTCAGTATGCTCTGCTTCCTCAACACCGGAAGCGGACCTTGTTAATCCGGGCGGCATCCGAGCCAGTAGGGCTTCAGTTACATCTCACTCACTCATTTTCTGATGTAGGCTTGGCTAGCATGGGAGTCTAGtctggggacccttactggataCACGCCATGACCGGGATTCAAACCTTCAAACCAAAGACTGTAACATTACCACTACACTATGCAtatatccaaacttttgactggtactgtatatatacagtaccagtcaaaagtttggacacacttacccattcatatgaatgggtacaTATACTCCCATTTTGAATGTGTACTTAGATGTTGTTTAACACTAAAAGTGCTACTATAACACTGAAAGTGTTATGGGGCAACAGCTTTACTGGTCCAGCCCACTTCAGGTAAAACTGTGTTGAATGTTGCACAAAATGAGTTTGACAGCCCTGCTCTGTAACACTGCTCGTAAAAAACACTTTAAGAGCCACGTTTTGCTCTTAGCTCAGAGTTGAGCATGACGAAGGTGAGATGGTTAACCTTTTTAATCTTAGAATAAATCAGTTGTTACTTTGTAAAGCCTGGATTAGAGTAAGAGAAAAACTAACTAACATATGAATTGTGACAGGCTCATAATGAAAGAGGTCTCACCAACACCTGCAGCTCATAAACTGCCACGCTTAATATTAAActaacgttaaaaaaaaaaaaaaaaaattgcattgaGATGTGGCCAAATGGCAGTGCCCAGCAGTTTGTACAAGACACAGCTGGTTCAACTAACCCAGATCACTTTCAAGGTGCCCACTCAGCAAAGTCAGCATAATGCCAGCAATCGATACGAGAGCTCCCCTTCCAGCTGGACGAGGCTCGACTGACTGAATcagcaaaatgtaaatttaaaggGGCATTTGCGGTTTGTCCGCTGTGTTCGAGCGTCTCTCTTGCCCTCAAAGTACAGCCACTTCAGTGGCCTTCATTTTCACAGATGTTCTGGCACTAATGAACTGTACCATCATTGCATAACAGGCTTCCAACGTGCAGCCAAGTTCAGCAAACTGAGATACTTTTAAACCTGTGGGATGGAAAAACACTGTGCTTAGACAGGATGTTAATTATTTTGCTGGTTTATGATCGTTTAGATGGATCtgaaaattataatatttttttagtGATTGGGTGtagatttaaatattttataaatcttTAGTGTAAAGGCTGGATTTAATTCATAATAACTACTGTATTTTTTGGTTTAGCTTGCTGGTGAAAATAGAAACAGCAACATTTTGTGCTTTTGCTTTTCCCATATTGACTCAATTTATGATTAATGCTGAATACAATTATGTGTTTAACATTGTGTAAAGGCCTGGATTTATCTGCCTTGTGACAACAGTTATATCATGATATCATTATAGGttttactgtcatggtcctcgGTCTGAAGCCTGGTGTTTTTGAGTTTGATGGACTTTTAAGGATTAACTGTTTACATATCTGAtccctggttttgttttcttgtcctTCGTGTCgttttttaatatgtttaatCACGTTCTCGGTTTTGATGCTTAGTTCTGTTctttctcagtgtgtctgtatTCCCAGTGCGGCATTAAGTCTGCGTTCTTGTCTCCGtccagttgtttcctgttttactttgtgagTTATTGTCTCTTGcgctctgtgtttagtttactTCCTGGTCTTGTTTGTTGTATTactttcagctgtgctccccacctgttgCCCGTTCCCTAATTATcccttgtgtatatattgtctcagtCGTTTGTTCTGTAACCAGCCTTGTTTAGTTCTCTTTTGCTTTCAGCCAGAATAAAGGCTCACCTTTTGTTTAACCATGGCTTCctgctcctgagtcctgcatttgggtcctcactaGTGGAAGttcggctcttttcagagagccggctcttctggcttggctcccaaagaagagcaggCTCTTTTGgatcccaaatggctccttggattgtagttaaaaaaatgtgtaaaatgaatcaCTTTTCCTCACCATTCCTGCATGTAGCCTATATGTAAAGTGCAACTTCCTCTTGCTATTTCTGgtctctgagcaaactttgCAGGAGATGCTCCCTCTGTGTTTGATCTTTGTGGACTCACTGTGTGGTGTGTCTCTGCCCTCCCCACCCTGTTGCTCCGTGTAGACACGCAGATTCCACCACAcgtcttaaccaatcacgtgcggcttccacaaaaaaaaaaaaaaaaaatgaacgaaggaatgaaaagaataaagaaacggctcactatcaggagcccGCTCccatcgttcacttcaaagagccgactcttagagccggatcgttcacgaccgacccatcactagtcctcacctccacacacaccacacgcTCTGCTCCCACGCACCATGAAATTTACCTTTTGTTAAACTGAAACTATAAAACACAACTTGCTCTGTTTTTCAAAGTTTCAAATTTGTTGCATCAAATCTGGTAGACCATCATCATTGTTTAGAGTTATGATTATTATAGAGTGATTTCTTAAAACCTACTCTGGTCAGGCATTTAGGACAAGAACGAATATTAATATTTCAAACCTGAGAATGGATGACAAACGCCTGCATTTATTGTGACATTTTTACTTTACAGGGTAATTTATTGTTCATTAgaagaaaactgtaaaataaactgaagtcaaACAACATACATGCCCCTCCCTTGAACATAATATGGCTTCTATTCAGAGTATGTCTGTTTTGTATGCTAATGTTTTAGCAGCAGTCATGAATGTTTAAGTCCCTCCTTGTCAGTAGAGCAGTGCGTCACCTTTTTTAGCCTTTTGCCCCACAGGAATCTGTTCGTAATGAGAACCATAATGCTTAATGACAATAGCATGAAATTAATTTATCTCTGGGGGAATCACCTCTGAGCCTAACATGAGGAAATGAGGCCCAAAAACATCAGATAAGGGGAACGGCATCCCTGAGATTTTGATCACTGAAGACATATTTGATAAGAAATCTGAGCTCATCTGATTGTCATTCTTACAGGGTGAGTTAGGCAGTGTCTCAGTACTAATTTGGAAATGGGTTTTTAGTTACATTCTGCTGATTATTTTATGAGGCAAAGCAGCTGAAGTTGTAAATTTTATTGAACAGTATTTTTGTGTATATGGAGCTTTAAATTGTGCTTTATTTTTGAACCGtgtgctgcagttcaaagctgcaAAATGCAGAATCTGACTGAACTTCCTGTTAATGCAACGTCTCAAAAAAGGCTGGCGGTTATCATCAAGGTGTGTGCAGTTATCCCCTTCTTCTGCGCCTTCCTCTGCTGCATCGTTGTCATGCTGCACATCTTTGCCTCTCAAAGGCAGTTCCTAGATAGCTCTCGATATATCCTGTTTGCTCACATGCTGATCAATGACACCCTGCAGATCCTGTCCTCTGTGCTGCTCTTCCTGTTTGTAATGGGTCAGGTGAAATTTCCTGTTGTCTACTGTGTTCCACTGTTGTTCGTATCCACCGTCACTTACCAGAACACACCGTTAATCCTGGCTGCAATGTCACTGGAGCGTTATGTTGCCATTTTCTATCCCCTGCAGCGCCCCGCTGCCTGGCACTCAGGCCGTATCTGGATCATTAATCTTTGTCTGTGGCTTATAAGCTGCATGTTCCCCATCATCGAGTACTCCATCGGGAAGCAAGATCCTGCTGTGAAAATCCTCTCTACCCCTGTGCTCTGCAAAACTGTAGTTTTCAGCTCATCTCCAATCCAAGTATTGTTCAGAAGTGCTGTGAGTGTGATGTTCTTTGCAGTTGTGGCTGTTGTCATCTTCTTCACATACGTGAGAATCCTGCTGGAAACCAGGAAGCTGAGACAGGACAGAGTATCTGTGAACAAAGCCATGCACACCGTGCTGCTGCACGgctttcagctgcttctgtgCATGTTGGCTTTCACTCTCCCCGTCACCGAAAAACTCATATTGCTGATCACCAACTGGCTACTAGAAGACATTATCTTTTtcaattatttctgttttatcttAATCCCGCGCTTTCTCAGCCCACTCATCTACGGCTTCAGAGATCACAGTCTGAGGCGCTACGTTGGTAAAACATTCCTCTGCTGCTCAAACAAAGTCAAACCCCATGTCAGAAACAAACAACGGGACCGTTCGTTTGCTTCTTAAAAAAGAAGTTTAAACTCTTGTAGAAATGATGCTCAAACAGGGTATCTGCATCTCTGCCTGTCAGACACCCAAATGAACACTGAACAGTTTCTTATTCTGTCATTATTTCTGCTCACACTGACAATTTAACAGATTCCTTCTTGTACTTGCATGTGGAGCAAACTTCATAATAATCTAAAATGAGTCTTCATGAATTGATAGAAAGTAGAAAAAGTTACACTGCTGAAGAAAATCTGTCTTTGTGTTACTGTCCCTCCAGCGCaggtcaataaaaaaaaaatgtattcagatGATTTGTTTGACTAATGCTATTCTAAAGCTTCTCATTAGCTCCAGATATTTTTTCACAGAAGAAAGGAACTGGCTAATTAAAAGGGATCATTATCAGGtaaatactgtatttacagtaaagaatAAAGTTTCAGTGTTAATGTGAACACCTGAATTTTGATTTGGCAACCTGATGAAGATTTGACTTCTTTTCCTTTATATGAAAAAAAGGCTGGAAATTGTGTAAATGTGTCTGAAATCTAAATAAGAAAACCCTCATGCATGCTGTCAGTCATATTTTTGTGTCAGATTGTGTGTTTGACTAAACGTGTGATGCTTGCACTGATAAATGTGATGTAGATGAAAAGCTCATTGTCTCTATGAAGCAAATCTCAGAAAAGACTTTTTATTGACACATTTTTGCAATTTTACTGTGTCCAGGACTTACTGAAAATAACTGCATCATAAAAACCTGCCACTGTATACTGCAGGGAAATTCTATAAAACTGTGATAACATGTCTTTATAATTGATCCTGTGGATTTTCATGCTTTAATGCTTTGGCTGGTACTGTGAAACAACTTCTGTCTTAAAAGGTTGTACTTGGTGAGTCCTGCAGAAAAAATTCACTCCCTGAAACAAGCGAACAATCATGCTTTGCCGTCTAATCTGAGGATTTATAAACAGTTTAGACATTTACTAATCTCTGAATAAGAATGAACTAACGTCTCGTACCCTCTGTGAAGCAGTCATGATGCCCGTGGTTTTATAGATCTGATGCTGTTAATCATAAACCAGCAGAGAGTAAAATCTGCACCAGCACCGTCAGACTAGATTACTCCACAGTGGAAGTGAATGTTAAATCAGGTCTGGCAGGGACGAATCCTCTCATTCTGTCAGTCAGGATTTATGATCAGCTGTAACTCTAAATGCTTTTTGGCTCTCTGTGACCCACTTTAGTTGGATTTTAGTGCAgatatttaaaatctttttagATGGTGGTGTCAGTGTTATAAGGTCTTACTGCAGCATATACAGTATTTGGATGCAGAACGTTTGAATGCATATactgatgctgctgcttgtCAGACTGTGCTTCATGTTTACTGGGATTCTTTAGGGATAATTATTGAGTGATGCTAATCAAACACTGACAGGCTACAGAAGTAGCTGAAAATGTTTCGTCCCTCCTCAACTTGGGTTTGAGATAAGTCATCACAACATGATTCATAGATTCAATGTAACAAGTGTTTTCATCCTAAATGTATCCAGTTTGCATTGAcatgatttctttctttaacaaagaaattaaagatATAAAGAAGTAACCTGCATGTTTCCTGTGTTCTGGTTGttaattttcctgttttatcacATTTCAATGGAACTCTAAAAGTAACATGATAATAAAATCTTCATATCACACTACTGAAGTACTCtttgcaataaataaattaatcaaacacctctgagctttgttttatttggtttgaCTGTGCTTTGAcaggaaattaat includes:
- the LOC115790837 gene encoding diablo homolog, mitochondrial-like isoform X1, which codes for MQAVRQCTVCASRATGALVWNQTDMSVLRLNKSSLRRGAACIRFLSSSESRKPGNQKLGEPTKPSHMSIASLSVAHGLCAAPFTQQVENLSHDSLIRRAATVVTDSSCTFLSQTTLAYVDALTEYSKAVHSRIAFQRRYLASLGKLTQAEEDSFQQAINSWRAEASERLVECKRYESAWINAVSLCKMAAEAACASGAQQASNSLRTNIQVAQSQVEDALKLSAEADKKLAETKVEEIQRMAEYTSFLEDSEEREVHEAYLRED
- the LOC115790837 gene encoding diablo homolog, mitochondrial-like isoform X2 produces the protein MQAVRQCTVCASRATGALVWNQTDMSVLRLNKSSLRRGAACIRFLSSESRKPGNQKLGEPTKPSHMSIASLSVAHGLCAAPFTQQVENLSHDSLIRRAATVVTDSSCTFLSQTTLAYVDALTEYSKAVHSRIAFQRRYLASLGKLTQAEEDSFQQAINSWRAEASERLVECKRYESAWINAVSLCKMAAEAACASGAQQASNSLRTNIQVAQSQVEDALKLSAEADKKLAETKVEEIQRMAEYTSFLEDSEEREVHEAYLRED
- the LOC115791247 gene encoding odorant receptor 131-2-like, translated to MQNLTELPVNATSQKRLAVIIKVCAVIPFFCAFLCCIVVMLHIFASQRQFLDSSRYILFAHMLINDTLQILSSVLLFLFVMGQVKFPVVYCVPLLFVSTVTYQNTPLILAAMSLERYVAIFYPLQRPAAWHSGRIWIINLCLWLISCMFPIIEYSIGKQDPAVKILSTPVLCKTVVFSSSPIQVLFRSAVSVMFFAVVAVVIFFTYVRILLETRKLRQDRVSVNKAMHTVLLHGFQLLLCMLAFTLPVTEKLILLITNWLLEDIIFFNYFCFILIPRFLSPLIYGFRDHSLRRYVGKTFLCCSNKVKPHVRNKQRDRSFAS